The genomic stretch CATGTCATAGTTTGTCACAATATTCACGCGTTCAATGTCAATTCCTCTGCCAACCAAATCGGTTGCTACAAGAATCCTGGTATGTCCCTCCTTAAAACCTTTATAACGCTTCAACCTTTCTTCCTGGGACATTCCAGAATGAATGCATATATATGGAAAGTTGCATTCCACAAGCAGCTTGTCCACTAGAGAACTATCTAACAATTGAGTTTTTTCTGATTCAGCAAGCATGTGATTCATTTCCTTGATTGCTTCTTCATTGTGGCGCATAATATTAGTCTTCGTCACATATACAGCATCCTGAAGTTGATGGAGAACATCCCTCGAGCGATCACCTAGCACCAAGATATCCTCAACAATGTCATGTGAAATCTGACTTTTCTTTGTTTGTGTAGACAGGATTTTACTCAAGGATTGAATGCTTGAAAGTGGACCATGGATTTGCTCAACCAAATTATTCATCCTGACATTATTTTGCCATGTTGATTGCTGAAGTAACATTGCTTTCTGATCCATAACATATGCCATAGCCAGAGACTGTGAAATACCAACGGCATTTGATCTTTGATCGGAAGTGAAGTTGCGCATACAAACTAGCTCATCCTTGACCCAAGGGGTCTGAGTTTGTTAAAAGAGGGAGCTCTTATTTGTATTGTGTTAAAGAATGCAGATGGA from Lathyrus oleraceus cultivar Zhongwan6 chromosome 7, CAAS_Psat_ZW6_1.0, whole genome shotgun sequence encodes the following:
- the LOC127103233 gene encoding ATP-dependent RNA helicase uap56-like; its protein translation is MAYVMDQKAMLLQQSTWQNNVRMNNLVEQIHGPLSSIQSLSKILSTQTKKSQISHDIVEDILVLGDRSRDVLHQLQDAVYVTKTNIMRHNEEAIKEMNHMLAESEKTQLLDSSLVDKLLVECNFPYICIHSGMSQEERLKRYKGFKEGHTRILVATDLVGRGIDIERVNIVTNYDMPDSADTYLHRVGRAGRFGTKGLAITFVSCSSDVDVLNNVQSRFEVDIKQLPEQIDTSTYMPPLSSGNPPQAVVAVAATSSPNETVGSITQTDQGKSSCSDQYPEISL